Proteins encoded in a region of the Ursus arctos isolate Adak ecotype North America unplaced genomic scaffold, UrsArc2.0 scaffold_2, whole genome shotgun sequence genome:
- the LOC130544230 gene encoding LOW QUALITY PROTEIN: 60S ribosomal protein L37a-like (The sequence of the model RefSeq protein was modified relative to this genomic sequence to represent the inferred CDS: inserted 1 base in 1 codon; substituted 1 base at 1 genomic stop codon), translating into MGLDDRLDFDGRKAKGLFHMNSFSDTYIPIRQRGLEKEPFVGVWVKCTKKVRIVGKYGTHYGASLRKMVKKIEISQQAKYTCSCGKTKMERRAVGIXHCGSSXKTVAGGPWTYTTSALTVMSTTRRLKKLKDQ; encoded by the exons ATGGGTTTAGATGACCGGCTGGATTTTGATGGAAGGAAGGCCAAGG GTCTTTTTCATATGAACTCCTTCTCAGATACATACATCCCTATCAGGCAAAGAGGTTTGGAAAAAGAGCCT TTTGTGGGGGTATGGGTAAAATGCACCAAAAAGGTCAGAATCGTTGGTAAATATGGGACCCATTATGGTGCCTCCCTCAGGAAAATGgtgaagaaaattgaaataagcCAGCAGGCCAAGTACACTTGCTCCTGTGGCAAAACCAAGATGGAAAGAAGAGCTGTGGGCATCTAGCACTGTGGTTCCT ATAAAACAGTAGCCGGTGGTCCCTGGACCTACACCACCTCTGCCCTCACAGTAATGTCTACCACCAGAAGATTGAAGAAATTGAAAGACCAGTAG
- the RGS2 gene encoding regulator of G-protein signaling 2, with protein sequence MQSAMFLAVQHDCGSMDKNSGNSPKSEEKREKMKRTLLKDWKTRLSYFLQNSSSPGKPKNGKKSKQQTFVKPSPEEAQLWSEAFDELLASKYGLAAFRAFLKSEFCEENIEFWLACEDFKKTKSPQKLSSKARKIYTDFIEKEAPKEINIDFQTKTLIAQNIQEATSGCFTTAQKRVYSLMENNSYPRFLESEFYQDLCKKPQMATEPHAT encoded by the exons ATGCAAAGTGCCATGTTCCTGGCTGTTCAGCACGACTGCGGATCCATGGACAAGAACTCCGGCAACAGCCCCAAGAGCGAGGAGAAGCGGGAAAAAATGAAGCGGACCCT attaaaagatTGGAAGACCCGTTTGAGCTACTTCTTGCAAAATTCATCCTCTCCTGGGAAGCCCAAAAATGGCAAGAAAAGCAAACAGCAAACCTTCGTCAA GCCTTCTCCTGAGGAAGCACAACTGTGGTCAGAAGCATTTGATGAGCTGCTAGCCAGTAAAT aTGGTCTTGCTGCATTCAGggcttttttaaaatctgagtttTGTGAAGAAAATATTGAATTCTGGCTGGCCTGTGAAGACTTCAAAAAAACCAAGTCACCCCAAAAACTGTCCTCCAAAGCAAGGAAAATATATACTGATTTCATAGAAAAAGAAGCTCCAAAAGAG ataaacataGACTTTCAAACCAAAACTCTGATTGCCCAAAATATACAAGAAGCTACAAGTGGCTGCTTTACAACTGCCCAGAAAAGGGTCTACAGCTTGATGGAGAACAACTCTTATCCCCGTTTCTTGGAGTCAGAATTCTACCAGGACTTGTGTAAAAAGCCACAGATGGCCACAGAGCCCCATGCCACATGA